From the genome of Campylobacter concisus, one region includes:
- a CDS encoding Fur family transcriptional regulator, with amino-acid sequence MNARNFLEEHSIKATTFRIKLVEILQNAKTPLSYDEILESLNANKTTFYRSIEIFEKKGLVIKTENNHKSYYELANEAKAYFICDVCHKVTNIDMPHLNVAKNIKSAVIKGVCDECDHE; translated from the coding sequence ATGAATGCAAGAAATTTCTTAGAAGAGCATAGTATCAAAGCAACTACTTTTCGCATAAAGCTCGTTGAAATTTTGCAAAATGCCAAAACTCCATTAAGCTATGATGAAATTTTAGAAAGCCTTAATGCAAATAAAACTACTTTTTATAGAAGTATAGAAATTTTTGAAAAAAAGGGCCTTGTCATAAAAACTGAAAATAATCATAAAAGCTACTACGAACTAGCAAATGAGGCAAAAGCGTACTTTATCTGCGATGTCTGTCATAAAGTCACAAACATCGATATGCCTCATCTAAACGTCGCTAAAAATATAAAAAGTGCCGTGATAAAAGGCGTTTGTGATGAGTGTGATCACGAGTAA
- a CDS encoding metal ABC transporter ATP-binding protein produces the protein MKEIIKIRNLNFSYDKQVVLEGINLDYSSDEFLAIIGPNGGGKSTLLKLILGLLKPQSGEIKLFGKEPSEVSKFIGYVPQNFLSNQSFPMMVLEVVLMGLIDKKIFGFYSRDEKQMALGALEKVGMKEFASARIGELSGGQRQRVYIARALCANAKVLVLDEPTASIDTKGQAEIYEILKNINVSGVGVVLVSHDLNIVLNYATKIAYVSKNLHIHKTHEDTAKREFIEHLAKSHSHFCDVEIALGECECKIKSNVFKLKK, from the coding sequence TTGAAAGAAATTATAAAAATTAGAAATTTAAACTTTAGCTACGATAAGCAAGTGGTTTTAGAAGGTATCAATTTAGATTATAGTAGCGATGAGTTTTTAGCTATCATCGGTCCAAATGGTGGTGGCAAAAGCACACTTTTAAAGCTTATCCTAGGGCTACTCAAGCCTCAAAGTGGTGAGATAAAGCTCTTTGGAAAAGAGCCAAGCGAGGTCAGTAAATTTATAGGCTATGTGCCTCAAAATTTTCTCTCAAATCAAAGCTTTCCGATGATGGTTTTAGAAGTAGTTTTAATGGGGCTAATAGACAAAAAAATTTTTGGTTTTTACTCGCGAGATGAGAAACAAATGGCTCTTGGTGCCCTTGAGAAAGTTGGCATGAAAGAATTTGCAAGCGCTAGAATTGGTGAGCTAAGCGGTGGCCAAAGACAGCGTGTATATATCGCAAGAGCGCTTTGTGCAAATGCAAAGGTCCTCGTTTTAGACGAGCCAACAGCTAGCATCGACACAAAGGGTCAGGCTGAAATTTATGAAATTTTAAAAAATATAAATGTAAGTGGTGTTGGCGTAGTTTTGGTAAGTCACGATCTAAATATCGTGCTAAATTATGCTACAAAAATCGCCTACGTGAGTAAAAATTTACATATTCATAAAACTCATGAAGATACTGCAAAAAGAGAATTTATAGAGCATTTAGCAAAATCTCATAGCCATTTTTGCGACGTCGAGATCGCACTTGGTGAATGTGAGTGCAAAATCAAAAGTAATGTTTTTAAGCTAAAGAAATAA
- a CDS encoding MATE family efflux transporter: MDLLKDPLNKLIISLSLPAGTAMMFNTLYNVTGTFFAAKISTLAVAGMAMSFLLYLSIVGIGLGFGSALTALIGNSLGAGKIKMAKFYAANGVIFVLVFAIFMGFCGYFLAPNLLTFLGADHHYLKEALDYAGVIFLAAPFFLIIKSLNGVLVALGDTKSYRDWLFYGLFINAFFCYFFAFILDLGVKGLALATASVQLLGMIYLFVKVKKAKMIEPRNLSYFVPNFSIWVKITKQALPACLNYLSMSLGSLVLLKFISYYGVNAVAGYGIALRIEQILVLPTIGMAAAVLSIVSRNYGAKNFKRAKQCYKISLLFLLIYCAFACVFIRFFGEDMIRIFDDTPAVLEIAGLYLGINSLAYVAYGTINVSGSTLQAIKRPVAIFLLNGFRQFVLQGSLFYAVVFYFGLEIKFIWLALFFSVYLTAICFVFWTLHQLRMATDVSF; encoded by the coding sequence ATGGATTTACTAAAAGACCCGTTAAACAAGCTCATCATCTCGCTCTCACTTCCAGCTGGCACCGCAATGATGTTTAATACTCTTTATAACGTCACCGGCACATTTTTTGCAGCAAAAATTTCTACCCTTGCCGTAGCTGGTATGGCTATGAGCTTTTTGCTTTATCTAAGTATTGTAGGCATTGGGCTTGGTTTTGGCTCAGCACTAACTGCGCTAATAGGTAATAGCCTTGGAGCAGGAAAGATAAAAATGGCTAAATTTTATGCGGCAAATGGAGTTATCTTTGTGCTAGTATTTGCTATTTTTATGGGATTTTGTGGCTATTTTTTAGCACCAAATTTACTCACTTTTTTAGGAGCTGATCATCACTATTTAAAAGAGGCGCTTGATTACGCAGGTGTTATCTTTCTTGCTGCACCATTTTTCTTGATTATCAAATCTCTAAACGGCGTGCTTGTGGCACTTGGAGATACAAAAAGTTACCGCGATTGGCTATTTTATGGCCTTTTTATTAACGCATTTTTTTGCTACTTTTTTGCATTCATTTTGGATCTTGGTGTAAAAGGGCTTGCTCTAGCAACAGCGAGTGTTCAGCTTTTGGGCATGATCTACCTTTTTGTAAAAGTTAAAAAGGCTAAGATGATCGAGCCAAGAAATTTAAGCTATTTTGTGCCAAATTTTAGCATTTGGGTAAAGATTACAAAACAAGCTCTACCGGCTTGTTTGAACTATCTATCGATGTCGCTTGGCTCACTTGTGCTTTTAAAATTTATAAGCTACTATGGTGTAAATGCTGTAGCGGGGTACGGTATAGCCTTAAGGATAGAGCAAATTTTGGTATTACCGACCATTGGTATGGCTGCAGCAGTTTTAAGTATCGTTTCAAGAAACTATGGCGCTAAAAATTTTAAAAGAGCTAAACAATGCTATAAAATTTCGCTTCTTTTTTTACTTATTTATTGTGCATTTGCTTGCGTTTTTATTAGATTTTTTGGTGAAGATATGATAAGAATTTTTGATGATACGCCGGCAGTTTTGGAGATAGCAGGGCTTTATCTTGGTATAAATTCTCTTGCTTACGTAGCTTATGGCACGATAAATGTCTCAGGCAGCACTCTTCAGGCCATAAAACGTCCAGTGGCTATCTTTTTGCTAAATGGATTTAGGCAATTTGTACTTCAAGGATCACTTTTTTACGCGGTAGTTTTCTATTTTGGTCTTGAGATAAAATTTATATGGCTGGCTCTATTTTTTAGTGTCTATCTCACAGCCATTTGCTTCGTCTTTTGGACGCTTCATCAGTTAAGAATGGCTACTGACGTAAGCTTTTAA
- a CDS encoding metal ABC transporter permease, whose product MSEILELNFMQNAFIAGILVSIICGLIGSLVVINKMTFIAGGIAHGAYGGIGLAFFFSLEPLLGASIFSLFLALVIATITLKDKTNIDSVIGAIWAFGMAIGIIFIDLTPGYNADLMNYLFGSILAVSGQDITFMSILDILFLALIALFYRQFVAISFDAEFAKLRGVNTTFFHYLLVCMMALCVVATIRVVGLILVIALLTIPPYLAQIFAKRLGLMMLISTIFSVVFCFSGLFISFYFNLTGGASIILVASLCFFAFCFKFKSLRQ is encoded by the coding sequence ATGAGTGAAATTTTAGAGTTAAATTTTATGCAAAATGCCTTTATTGCTGGCATTTTAGTTAGTATCATTTGTGGGCTCATAGGCTCGCTCGTTGTTATAAATAAAATGACTTTTATCGCTGGCGGTATCGCGCACGGAGCATATGGCGGCATAGGACTTGCCTTTTTCTTCTCGCTTGAACCACTTCTTGGAGCTAGCATATTTTCACTCTTTTTAGCTCTCGTAATCGCCACTATCACACTAAAAGATAAAACCAACATCGACTCAGTTATCGGCGCTATTTGGGCATTTGGCATGGCTATTGGTATCATTTTTATCGATTTAACTCCGGGATACAATGCCGATCTTATGAATTATCTTTTTGGTTCTATCTTAGCAGTGAGCGGGCAAGATATAACATTTATGAGTATTTTAGATATTTTATTTTTAGCACTCATTGCCCTTTTTTATCGTCAATTTGTAGCTATTAGCTTTGATGCAGAGTTTGCAAAGTTGCGCGGCGTAAATACAACATTTTTTCACTATTTATTAGTGTGCATGATGGCGCTTTGTGTGGTGGCTACGATTCGTGTTGTTGGGCTGATTCTAGTCATCGCTCTTCTTACTATACCGCCATATTTAGCACAAATTTTTGCCAAAAGACTGGGGCTGATGATGCTAATCTCTACTATCTTTTCAGTCGTTTTTTGCTTTAGTGGTCTATTTATTAGCTTTTATTTTAACCTAACAGGCGGAGCTAGCATAATCTTAGTTGCTTCACTTTGCTTTTTTGCTTTTTGTTTTAAATTTAAAAGCTTACGTCAGTAG
- a CDS encoding acyl-CoA thioesterase: MKDFIYKVIIPPQAIDMHGHMNNVYYFTLMQEAAFAHSAAVGDTVEAQYKRGEIWLIRKNEAKYIKSAKLMDEIEIYTYTQAEGKATSCRYFEFKKDDELIATGKTEFVYIDLKTNRPKAIPAEIIALYS; this comes from the coding sequence ATGAAAGATTTTATCTACAAAGTAATAATCCCACCACAAGCCATTGATATGCACGGACACATGAATAATGTCTATTATTTCACTCTTATGCAAGAGGCTGCATTTGCGCACTCTGCCGCGGTTGGCGATACGGTCGAGGCGCAGTATAAAAGAGGCGAGATCTGGCTCATTAGAAAAAATGAAGCCAAATATATAAAAAGCGCAAAATTAATGGATGAGATAGAAATTTACACTTACACACAAGCTGAAGGCAAGGCGACTTCTTGTAGATATTTTGAGTTTAAAAAAGATGACGAGCTAATAGCAACTGGCAAGACCGAGTTTGTCTATATTGATCTAAAAACAAATCGCCCAAAAGCCATTCCAGCTGAGATCATCGCTCTTTACTCGTGA
- a CDS encoding cytochrome-c peroxidase: MKGVILFLFIITISFCKYESYKPLTVVKYNEEKALLGKKLFFDKRLSPNENYSCQTCHNLYWNLSGSNQDSMEKGTLNPPTILNAAANYLFYSDAKISNLKDQVKESITSRIELNSDNDKIVDSVNNISEYKILFKKIYNDGINFDNIADAIAEFEKAVLSVDSPFDRFISGDNNAIDDSAKKGFEIFNNIGCAACHNGRNLGGNLTQDIGRERISALDTSKRLRRVPSLRNITKTAPYLSHGEINDLKEAISFIGNYQLGYILSKDEIDALYSFFLTLNGKKPRILNEY, from the coding sequence ATGAAGGGCGTTATACTTTTTCTATTTATCATCACGATTTCATTTTGTAAATATGAATCCTACAAACCTCTCACGGTAGTAAAATATAATGAAGAAAAGGCTCTGCTTGGTAAAAAACTCTTTTTTGACAAAAGACTAAGCCCAAATGAAAACTACTCTTGCCAAACTTGTCACAACCTGTATTGGAATTTAAGTGGAAGCAACCAAGATAGCATGGAAAAAGGCACTTTAAATCCTCCAACCATATTAAATGCTGCAGCAAACTATCTATTTTATAGCGATGCAAAGATTAGCAATTTAAAAGATCAAGTAAAAGAGTCCATAACTTCTAGAATAGAACTAAACTCGGATAACGACAAGATAGTGGATTCTGTAAATAACATCTCTGAGTACAAAATTTTATTTAAAAAAATTTATAATGACGGCATTAATTTTGATAATATTGCAGATGCAATAGCTGAGTTTGAAAAGGCAGTCTTAAGTGTTGATTCGCCATTTGATCGTTTTATATCAGGTGATAACAATGCCATAGATGATAGCGCAAAGAAAGGATTTGAGATATTCAATAATATAGGCTGTGCCGCTTGTCATAATGGTAGAAATTTGGGAGGAAATTTGACACAAGATATTGGCCGAGAAAGAATTTCTGCCTTAGATACAAGCAAAAGATTAAGAAGAGTACCATCACTAAGAAATATTACAAAAACTGCTCCATATTTATCTCATGGAGAGATAAACGATCTAAAAGAGGCTATAAGCTTTATTGGTAACTACCAGCTAGGATACATTCTTAGCAAAGATGAAATTGATGCTTTATACTCATTTTTTCTGACATTAAATGGTAAAAAGCCTAGGATACTAAATGAGTACTAA
- a CDS encoding nickel/cobalt transporter, translating to MLARLIVICFFAINAFGCALCSLYSPTAHVSVKFDSNENNITTIAFSWTFSQNFSELMRQNFDLNQDEKIDESEIKKIRLNLLDYLVPRHYLTNIEYFYKDENATKLELNLKKYKLYFDEGRLKFDVSFKTNLLIKDGFVVSVEMDDKEGYFNFKFTQNNAFLVSDQFWTIPNPNANLIFFTFSSKAAAKAHNEKPVLKELLKEPNSVNFEDENLSQIDKIDEAKFDLVSKTSLSMLDRLKQILRNFDQKSPLTLLFLALISFGYGFLHAASAGHGKVLTSSYFAATGGSYAKAFFFSLKIGFLHVVGAFIFVLASFMILREISSDLTKDTASVTTAFSGIIIFFVAIFMLYKKVKIYLSSKKELNKFYIFSSSLSQNLSKNTKFTSDCGCNICTTKKPKNKEEWLVAAAAALIPCPGTILVFVLANELGSYFAGVISGLFMALGMSAVIFLAAVFGAKINESTNIKLKKFKIYAEFMALSVMLWLGLFIFTTTFTQKSLF from the coding sequence ATGTTAGCACGCCTGATTGTCATTTGCTTCTTTGCTATAAATGCCTTCGGGTGTGCTCTTTGCTCGCTTTATAGCCCGACCGCTCACGTGAGCGTAAAATTTGACTCAAACGAAAACAATATCACTACAATTGCTTTTTCGTGGACATTTTCGCAAAATTTCTCAGAGCTTATGAGGCAAAATTTTGACCTAAATCAGGATGAAAAGATAGATGAAAGCGAGATCAAAAAGATCCGCTTAAATTTACTTGATTATCTTGTGCCAAGGCATTATTTAACGAATATTGAGTACTTTTACAAAGATGAAAATGCTACAAAACTTGAGCTAAATTTAAAAAAGTATAAACTCTATTTTGATGAGGGCAGACTAAAATTTGATGTTAGTTTTAAGACAAATTTGCTTATCAAAGATGGCTTTGTGGTGTCTGTCGAAATGGACGATAAAGAGGGATATTTTAATTTTAAATTTACACAAAATAACGCGTTTTTGGTATCAGACCAGTTTTGGACGATACCAAATCCAAATGCAAATTTAATATTTTTTACATTTTCAAGTAAAGCTGCAGCCAAAGCTCATAACGAAAAGCCTGTATTAAAAGAGCTTCTAAAAGAGCCAAACTCAGTAAATTTTGAAGATGAAAATTTAAGCCAGATCGATAAAATCGATGAAGCTAAGTTTGATCTTGTTTCAAAAACAAGTCTAAGCATGCTTGATAGATTAAAGCAAATTCTAAGAAATTTTGATCAAAAAAGTCCGCTAACTCTGCTATTTTTAGCGCTCATATCATTTGGTTATGGCTTTTTGCACGCTGCATCTGCGGGACATGGCAAGGTGCTTACAAGCTCCTATTTTGCCGCAACTGGTGGAAGCTACGCCAAAGCCTTTTTCTTCTCTTTAAAGATCGGATTTTTACATGTTGTGGGTGCTTTTATCTTTGTGCTTGCTAGTTTTATGATACTACGTGAGATCAGTAGCGATCTGACAAAAGATACAGCAAGCGTTACGACAGCATTTTCTGGCATTATTATCTTTTTTGTAGCGATTTTTATGCTTTATAAAAAGGTCAAAATTTATCTTTCAAGCAAAAAAGAGTTAAATAAATTTTATATTTTTAGCTCAAGTTTAAGCCAAAATTTGAGTAAAAATACAAAATTTACTAGCGACTGTGGCTGTAATATCTGTACTACAAAAAAACCAAAAAACAAAGAAGAATGGCTGGTTGCAGCTGCTGCGGCACTTATTCCTTGTCCTGGCACGATACTTGTCTTTGTGCTAGCAAATGAGCTAGGCAGCTACTTTGCAGGCGTTATAAGTGGCCTATTTATGGCGCTTGGCATGAGCGCAGTGATATTTTTAGCGGCTGTTTTTGGAGCCAAGATAAATGAGAGCACAAACATTAAGCTAAAAAAGTTTAAAATCTATGCCGAATTTATGGCACTTAGCGTTATGCTTTGGCTTGGACTTTTTATTTTTACTACTACATTTACGCAAAAGAGTCTGTTTTGA
- a CDS encoding class I SAM-dependent methyltransferase, translated as MQNLWDKKASNYQRFDGKVGAIQQQIFAKALAWGVDFSGKEILDIGCGTGVWTIFLSKTAKNITGIDSSEKMIEILNEDAKRFGVTNLTSEVCSWREFKPAKHFDIAICTMSPAIASDEDFAKFHNIAKQKLYLGWDKPRSSDLIEPFFKKFGRTLSQKNVVNRLEAWLNEQSIAYKSEILNETRIARRSVQEAAENICWHLEINGAKNYDEKAVLVMLKEKFDGEFIDEKIESQMKLFIF; from the coding sequence ATGCAAAATTTATGGGATAAGAAGGCGTCAAATTATCAAAGGTTTGATGGCAAAGTAGGTGCTATCCAGCAACAAATTTTTGCTAAAGCCTTAGCTTGGGGAGTTGATTTTAGCGGTAAAGAAATTCTCGATATAGGCTGTGGTACCGGTGTTTGGACGATATTTTTGTCAAAAACTGCAAAAAATATAACTGGCATTGATAGCTCAGAGAAAATGATAGAAATTTTAAATGAAGATGCCAAAAGATTTGGCGTGACAAATTTAACTAGTGAGGTTTGCTCTTGGAGAGAATTTAAGCCCGCAAAGCACTTTGATATCGCAATTTGCACGATGAGTCCAGCGATTGCTAGCGATGAAGATTTCGCTAAATTTCATAATATCGCAAAACAAAAACTCTATCTTGGCTGGGATAAGCCTAGAAGCTCTGATTTGATTGAGCCATTTTTTAAAAAATTCGGACGAACTCTCTCACAAAAAAACGTCGTAAATAGGCTTGAAGCGTGGCTAAATGAGCAAAGTATAGCTTATAAGAGTGAAATTTTAAATGAAACAAGGATCGCTAGACGAAGTGTGCAAGAAGCTGCTGAGAATATCTGCTGGCACCTTGAGATAAACGGAGCTAAAAACTATGATGAAAAAGCGGTTTTAGTGATGTTAAAAGAGAAATTTGACGGCGAGTTTATAGATGAAAAGATAGAGTCGCAGATGAAGCTTTTTATTTTTTAA
- a CDS encoding metal ABC transporter solute-binding protein, Zn/Mn family: protein MRKIFVFLAVCALSLFAKPVVTTSILPTKFFVEQIAGDTLSVNTMVGKGADPHTYEPKPKQMKELEKSELYFAIGIEFEDTWLERFSKSFKNLHIVKTQEGIEKIAMSDEHEHHEHHEHHEHHEHHEHHEHKHEGEHKHEHHEHHDHDHEAGEHHHHHHDGLDPHIWLDPVLVKTQADNIAKALIEKFPQNAKLYEENLAKFKASLDELDSFIKNTLKDVKTREFIVYHPSWGYFAKRYNLEQIAIEVEGKEPKPAELKELIEEAKEHGVKVIFVAPQFPTKAANLVAKETGSKVISIDQLPENWLDEMKKTAEIFAKSL, encoded by the coding sequence GTGAGAAAGATTTTTGTTTTTTTAGCAGTTTGCGCTTTGTCGCTTTTTGCAAAGCCAGTTGTTACGACTAGTATATTGCCTACAAAATTTTTTGTTGAGCAAATCGCAGGTGATACACTAAGCGTAAATACAATGGTTGGCAAAGGTGCTGATCCGCACACTTATGAGCCAAAGCCAAAACAGATGAAGGAGCTTGAAAAGAGCGAGCTTTACTTTGCTATTGGCATTGAGTTTGAAGATACTTGGCTAGAGCGTTTTTCAAAATCTTTTAAAAATTTACACATTGTAAAAACACAAGAAGGTATCGAAAAGATCGCTATGAGCGATGAACATGAGCATCATGAACACCATGAACACCATGAACATCATGAACATCATGAACATCATGAGCACAAGCATGAGGGTGAGCATAAACATGAGCATCACGAGCACCATGACCATGACCACGAAGCTGGCGAGCATCATCACCATCATCATGACGGCCTTGATCCACACATTTGGCTTGATCCGGTTTTAGTAAAAACTCAAGCTGATAATATAGCTAAGGCGCTAATAGAGAAATTCCCGCAAAATGCAAAGCTTTATGAGGAAAATTTAGCTAAATTTAAAGCCAGCCTTGACGAGCTTGATAGTTTTATCAAAAATACTCTAAAAGATGTGAAAACTCGCGAATTTATCGTATATCACCCATCTTGGGGATATTTTGCAAAACGTTATAATTTAGAGCAAATTGCCATCGAGGTAGAGGGCAAAGAGCCAAAGCCAGCTGAGCTAAAAGAGCTCATCGAAGAAGCTAAAGAGCACGGTGTAAAAGTCATTTTCGTTGCTCCTCAGTTTCCAACAAAGGCTGCAAATTTAGTAGCAAAAGAGACTGGCTCAAAGGTCATAAGCATTGATCAGCTCCCAGAAAATTGGCTAGATGAGATGAAAAAAACAGCAGAAATTTTTGCTAAGAGTCTATAA
- a CDS encoding type II secretion system GspH family protein, producing the protein MIELIFVIVILGILAAVAIPKLAATRDDAEIAKTATNIQTLISDLGSYYTSQGEFASGADAVKKMSNVKNPVNAKNDKCLEVGTGNNTNGEIGITIKTDGLCKQVWELPGLADVKALVESSDNKTANTLKFGGMGIKYK; encoded by the coding sequence ATGATTGAGTTGATCTTCGTGATCGTTATATTGGGCATATTAGCTGCGGTTGCTATACCAAAATTAGCTGCAACAAGGGATGATGCAGAGATAGCAAAAACTGCTACAAATATACAAACACTTATTTCGGACTTGGGTTCTTACTATACTTCACAAGGCGAATTTGCTTCTGGTGCAGATGCTGTTAAGAAGATGTCGAATGTTAAAAATCCAGTAAATGCAAAAAATGATAAATGCCTAGAAGTAGGTACAGGAAACAATACTAATGGAGAGATAGGCATCACCATAAAAACAGATGGCCTTTGCAAACAAGTTTGGGAATTACCTGGCTTGGCAGATGTTAAAGCTCTAGTCGAAAGTAGCGACAATAAGACAGCTAATACGCTTAAATTTGGCGGTATGGGCATAAAATATAAATAA